The Armatimonadota bacterium DNA window TGCCGTAGGCTGCGGCGACTGGGGTTGAAAATAGCAGCACAGAGCCTCCAGCAAAAAGCAAAAACGGGATCAAAATATGCGTTTTGGATGAAGCCGCAAACGCATTGCTGCCGAGCCAGTTGTACATCGCGAACGTGCTGTCGATGGAGTACAGGCCGATCACCCAGATCATCTCCGGTGTGACATTTTCTGGTCCGAGCCAGAATTTCAGCAAGGCCGCGCCAAACGCACTCGGCAGAAAAAGGCAACCGAGAATGAGCACCAGCCCGCTCTGCATATTCTTTTCGAAGCTCTCGGCGAAGTTCTTTGGCCCTTCGAAGTAGGCGCGAGCCATTTCCGGCTGGAAGATCGCCGGGATGGGCAGCATCTGAAGCAGTGTCATCGGCACACGAGCAGCCAAGTCGTATTGCCCGACGGCAGCATCGTTGATCGTGCTCTTGATGGCGTAGCGGTCGGACTGCCCGAGCGCCGTGCCCGAGTTCAAAAAGATCCCAGTCTTTCCGTAGGTCCAGATAGGGCGATACGCATCGCGGTGGTAGCGAATTGGAAGCTTGAGCAGTCCTTCTTTCTTCAAGAAAATTGTGCCCATGATGGCCATGACCAGCGAGCCGGACATTGTGCCAAACATGAATCCCCATGGATGCTTCGTACCGAAGGTTAGGATCACGGAAACCACGAGATTCGCCATCGTGCCGACCAGCGTGCTGAGCGCCATCGCAGAAAAGAGAGAGCGGGATTGCATGATTGCTGACAGCCCCTGGAAACTGAGATAGAAGAAGAGTGAGAGCCCGCCGCTTCCAAAGAGCAGAAGGCTGCCGTTTAGTCCCCCAGGGATGTTCAGGTTGGTTGTAAACGCCACGACGAAATGGGCAAGCAGACCGATAAAACCCGTGAGCAACATCATAAATCGATGTGAGGCAACGAGTCGATCGAACCGATCTTGGTCACCTTGGGTGGTAGCTTCGACGAGTTTGTTAGCTAGACCGGTGCTCAGAGCGGGATCAGCGACCAACAAAATGTTCTGCGACAAAGTCGTCGCGACGGCAACCAATCCCCAGTTGGATGGTCCAAGCCATTGGATATAGAACCGGTATGCGACCAGCCCCAACGCCACCGAAATGAACCGCGCTAGCGACAGATAAGTAGTGCTGCGCAGCTTGCTCATTCTTTAATTTTTGGCTGGAAAGTACGTTGGGCTTACGGCTGGCGCGCCAAACTCACCCTTAGAAGGTGAAATTAGCTTTACATCGCTACCATCCGCGCTGGATTGATACAGGAGTCGATAGTCCCCTTCTTTGCGCGCAAACACGATATCTCTGTTATTTGGGAACCAAGCGTAATCGAAGACCGGCTTTTCAAAAATGATTGTCGGTGGAGAGGCCTCGGCTGCACCCGTGCCAAAAATCCCCAGCGCTTGAGGTTCAAAATTGCCCTCGTTTTTGACCGAGCCAAGGCCAATCAGGAACCGAGACCCATCTTGAGAAAACACCGGCTTTGACATCGCTAAGTTGTCGTCTTTGCTCGCGAAGAGATACGTCGTTTCTGCTGGCTTTCGGGGGTCTAACACCACCATCGCGTTTCTGAATGGCAGGACGACTTCGCCGTTCTTGATGAATTCGGCAGGGATGTTAGTCTCGTCCGGGACCTGCGCACCCAGAATGCTCACCGCAACCTTGCCTTCAGCGTTGACATCAAAATCGAGGTTGTTACCGGCGAAAAGAGCGATCGGTGCAGGCAACATTCCTCTTGAATCTGGAAGGAGATTTTGGTAGATCAGCACTCGCCCAGTGTCGCGCCGCATGGAGGCAATAATGAAATCGCGATTTTGTCCGTATCGTGCCTTCTCAAATCCAGTTCCGAACTTGGAGTACGCCACACTGAATTGATCGCCAACACCACCTTCTTCGTCTTGAGTGCCTGAGCCTTGCGGCGGAGGCAAAATCTGCTTCGTCGAGCCGTCCTTTGGCGAGTATTCCATCACAACGCCACCGCTGGTGATCAATCCGCTTTCGTTCACGCCGACGTAGCCTTCGGGGCCGAACCATGGCGCGGACTTGCTTCGGCTTCCCACAGAACGGCGTTCTGACTTGTCGCCGCCGGGTCTCCAACGGAAGATGTTGAAGGTGTTTT harbors:
- a CDS encoding oligosaccharide flippase family protein produces the protein MSKLRSTTYLSLARFISVALGLVAYRFYIQWLGPSNWGLVAVATTLSQNILLVADPALSTGLANKLVEATTQGDQDRFDRLVASHRFMMLLTGFIGLLAHFVVAFTTNLNIPGGLNGSLLLFGSGGLSLFFYLSFQGLSAIMQSRSLFSAMALSTLVGTMANLVVSVILTFGTKHPWGFMFGTMSGSLVMAIMGTIFLKKEGLLKLPIRYHRDAYRPIWTYGKTGIFLNSGTALGQSDRYAIKSTINDAAVGQYDLAARVPMTLLQMLPIPAIFQPEMARAYFEGPKNFAESFEKNMQSGLVLILGCLFLPSAFGAALLKFWLGPENVTPEMIWVIGLYSIDSTFAMYNWLGSNAFAASSKTHILIPFLLFAGGSVLLFSTPVAAAYGIIGAAGLRVAIQLAQFFFFDWAVYKFVCPEIHLARHMMRKTLIFMLALGVWGLGYAVSQVEWLKVNFIFQAPFLPALVYTFVFLCGRLKLVTLPAKLKRFFPGV
- a CDS encoding PD40 domain-containing protein — protein: MAKPVLKKHQNQRMVLRTAIGLLIIAGMVLTYQWLMSIRQDPADLLPGNSTGMIAAVEYTESGSKIIVLQDGKVTEVPGHTGTSRDESPVWRPDGQRLFFSSDREENTFNIFRWRPGGDKSERRSVGSRSKSAPWFGPEGYVGVNESGLITSGGVVMEYSPKDGSTKQILPPPQGSGTQDEEGGVGDQFSVAYSKFGTGFEKARYGQNRDFIIASMRRDTGRVLIYQNLLPDSRGMLPAPIALFAGNNLDFDVNAEGKVAVSILGAQVPDETNIPAEFIKNGEVVLPFRNAMVVLDPRKPAETTYLFASKDDNLAMSKPVFSQDGSRFLIGLGSVKNEGNFEPQALGIFGTGAAEASPPTIIFEKPVFDYAWFPNNRDIVFARKEGDYRLLYQSSADGSDVKLISPSKGEFGAPAVSPTYFPAKN